One Marinibacterium anthonyi genomic region harbors:
- the slyA_3 gene encoding Transcriptional regulator SlyA has protein sequence MDPVYKAFLTEVFGLVRGIRKRFNARAAAMDMTYARALAISHVSREPGLSQAELADLLDIRTPSMNRTLDQLEEAGLIERRSDPQDKRVRRLFLTDRAHDQAEKIIGFTEDLRREAYQGIPADELAQALKTLQRIQQNLDRMED, from the coding sequence ATGGATCCGGTTTACAAGGCCTTTCTGACCGAAGTCTTCGGACTGGTGCGCGGGATCCGCAAACGCTTCAACGCGCGCGCCGCGGCGATGGACATGACCTATGCGCGGGCGCTGGCGATCAGCCATGTGTCGCGCGAACCGGGGCTCAGCCAGGCGGAACTGGCCGATCTTCTGGACATCCGCACGCCGTCGATGAACCGCACCCTGGATCAGCTTGAGGAAGCGGGCCTGATCGAACGGCGCAGCGATCCGCAGGACAAGCGGGTCCGGCGGCTGTTCCTGACCGACCGCGCCCATGATCAGGCCGAGAAGATCATCGGTTTCACCGAAGACCTGCGCCGCGAGGCCTACCAGGGCATCCCGGCCGACGAACTGGCCCAGGCGCTCAAGACCTTGCAGCGCATTCAACAGAACCTTGACAGGATGGAGGACTGA
- a CDS encoding urea carboxylase-associated protein 1, with translation MKPDPITPAPQDAEARRAVEPVICYPVDGLPRPDLDAYRAVREAMTLVKTVTVPPRDAATWTVPAGHFCRIQSVEGPQVGDLNLFNAHDLAERLYTGKTRALSGTHVGLGDQLYSCFPFLRPMATITHDTLDWYGFDAFGGAVHDVIGTRCDPYTHALLSDGGQYHHCCHSNLTRALARATGLPPTEAEAHVHDVLNVFMCTGFTRDTGQYFMKASPVRPGDYLEFFAEIDLLGCMSACPGGDCSASHSSDVAACFPLLVEVFQPARLPEAWQPPQVSSYDRNHGLTGA, from the coding sequence ATGAAACCCGATCCGATCACCCCGGCACCGCAGGACGCCGAGGCCCGACGCGCCGTGGAACCCGTGATCTGCTATCCCGTCGACGGGCTGCCCCGGCCGGACCTGGACGCCTATCGCGCGGTGCGCGAAGCCATGACGCTGGTCAAGACGGTGACGGTGCCGCCGCGCGACGCCGCGACCTGGACGGTGCCGGCGGGGCATTTCTGCCGGATCCAAAGCGTCGAAGGTCCGCAGGTGGGCGATTTGAACCTTTTCAACGCGCATGACCTGGCCGAACGGCTGTATACCGGCAAGACACGGGCGCTGTCCGGCACGCATGTGGGGCTGGGCGACCAGCTGTATTCCTGTTTCCCGTTCCTGCGCCCGATGGCGACGATCACCCATGACACGCTGGACTGGTACGGGTTCGACGCCTTTGGCGGCGCCGTCCACGACGTGATCGGCACCCGCTGCGACCCCTATACCCATGCGCTGCTCAGCGATGGCGGCCAGTACCATCATTGCTGCCATTCCAACCTGACCCGGGCGCTGGCACGGGCCACCGGCCTGCCGCCGACCGAGGCGGAAGCCCATGTGCACGATGTGCTGAACGTCTTCATGTGCACCGGGTTCACCCGCGACACGGGCCAGTACTTTATGAAGGCCAGCCCTGTGCGCCCAGGCGATTACCTTGAATTCTTTGCCGAAATAGATCTGCTGGGCTGCATGTCGGCCTGCCCTGGCGGGGATTGTTCGGCCAGCCATTCCTCGGACGTGGCGGCCTGTTTCCCGCTGCTGGTCGAGGTGTTCCAACCCGCCCGTCTGCCCGAGGCCTGGCAGCCGCCGCAGGTCAGTTCATATGATCGTAACCACGGTCTGACCGGCGCGTAG
- the bedC1_1 gene encoding Benzene 1,2-dioxygenase subunit alpha, with product MDKIARMNALLHELAALPDAEGQCLPGAFYTDPDFFRHEVDTFLSREWHCLGRADELPKPGDYFTTQLFDEPLLVVRDGEGAIRVLSNLCRHRGMPLAEGRGATRRFVCSYHAWSYELNGMLANAPRMRDRGVTPGSCRLHGFRSEIWNGFIYVNLDDQAHPLAPRLDRLQALLGHYGTDTMRHVETFEEEWQTNWKCLVENFMEAYHLSVVHPETLHPYTPTGLSRKAMADDSFTSYCANYPTTAETRGMGAPDLTEDERRRSTLFNLFPTQVASQAATLLVSFSIQPLAVDRIRVRWTLSTHDEELTQDELKARIALWHEVNREDREKLERMQVALCSRHAPSGPLAPADLEGTIKDFYGYLSRMTGSPGTVSLVSVAG from the coding sequence ATGGACAAGATCGCGCGGATGAATGCGCTGCTGCACGAGCTGGCCGCGCTGCCCGATGCCGAGGGGCAGTGCCTGCCCGGGGCCTTCTACACCGATCCTGATTTCTTTCGCCACGAGGTCGATACCTTCCTGTCGCGGGAATGGCATTGCCTGGGCCGGGCGGACGAACTGCCGAAACCGGGCGATTATTTCACCACGCAGCTTTTCGACGAGCCGCTGTTGGTGGTGCGCGACGGGGAAGGCGCCATCCGGGTGCTGTCGAACCTCTGCCGCCATCGCGGCATGCCCTTGGCCGAAGGCCGGGGGGCGACGCGGCGGTTCGTCTGTTCCTACCACGCCTGGAGCTACGAGCTGAACGGCATGCTTGCCAATGCGCCAAGGATGCGGGACCGGGGCGTGACCCCGGGCAGCTGCCGTCTGCACGGGTTCCGGTCCGAGATCTGGAACGGCTTCATCTACGTCAACCTCGACGATCAGGCCCATCCGCTGGCCCCCCGGCTGGACCGGTTGCAGGCGTTGCTGGGCCATTACGGCACCGACACGATGCGCCACGTCGAGACCTTCGAGGAGGAGTGGCAGACCAACTGGAAATGCCTCGTCGAGAACTTCATGGAGGCCTATCACCTGTCGGTCGTCCACCCCGAGACGCTGCATCCCTACACGCCCACCGGGCTGTCGCGGAAGGCGATGGCCGATGACAGCTTCACCTCCTACTGCGCCAATTACCCGACCACGGCCGAAACCCGTGGCATGGGCGCGCCCGACCTGACCGAGGACGAGCGGCGACGGTCCACCCTGTTCAACCTGTTCCCGACCCAGGTGGCCAGCCAGGCGGCCACGCTGCTGGTGTCGTTTTCCATCCAGCCGCTGGCGGTGGACCGGATCCGCGTGCGCTGGACGTTGTCCACCCATGACGAGGAACTGACCCAGGACGAGCTGAAGGCGCGCATTGCCTTGTGGCACGAGGTCAACCGCGAGGACCGCGAGAAGCTGGAGCGGATGCAGGTCGCGCTATGTTCGCGCCATGCGCCGTCGGGGCCTCTGGCGCCGGCGGACCTGGAAGGCACGATCAAGGATTTCTACGGCTACCTGTCCCGGATGACCGGTTCGCCGGGCACGGTGTCCCTTGTCAGCGTCGCCGGATGA
- the hcaE gene encoding 3-phenylpropionate/cinnamic acid dioxygenase subunit alpha, whose amino-acid sequence MQTNVVTELLTAARRPFQDAVAMPPPVYISEDFLDLELTSIFARDWVCVGRAGEIAKAGDYLTYDLAGQPVIVLRDNDGGIRAFSNVCLHRMSTMLDGTGNTRTIVCPYHAWTYGLDGRLRGAPFMAETTGFCKSDYKLPQVRCEEWQGFIYITLDKDRPSVAQDLAPLAKLISQYQVEHYVQCFRETHLWDTNWKVLAENFMESYHLPVCHAKTVGGFSRLEEMECPAGSDTFNYHWITKDAALAIGNAHPDNTRLDGHWRKTTALISIYPSHLITLTPGYFWYLSLHPKGPGQVELLFAGGLAPEFMADPKAQDYIDTLKTLLDEVNDEDRGCTEKVFRGLNAPTAQAGHLSYLERPLYDFMHYIADRTAGFERRFAAE is encoded by the coding sequence TGGTCACCGAGCTTTTGACTGCCGCGCGGCGTCCGTTCCAGGACGCGGTGGCGATGCCGCCACCGGTCTATATCAGCGAGGACTTCCTGGACCTGGAACTGACCAGCATCTTTGCGCGCGACTGGGTCTGCGTCGGCCGCGCGGGCGAGATTGCGAAGGCCGGCGATTACCTGACCTACGACCTGGCCGGCCAGCCGGTGATCGTGCTGCGCGACAACGACGGCGGGATCCGGGCGTTTTCCAACGTCTGCCTGCACCGGATGTCGACCATGCTGGACGGCACCGGCAACACCCGCACCATCGTCTGCCCCTACCACGCCTGGACCTATGGTCTGGACGGCCGGTTGCGCGGCGCGCCCTTCATGGCCGAAACGACGGGCTTCTGCAAATCCGACTACAAGCTGCCGCAAGTGCGCTGCGAGGAATGGCAGGGGTTCATCTATATCACGCTGGACAAGGACCGCCCGTCGGTGGCCCAGGACCTGGCCCCGCTGGCGAAGCTGATTTCGCAATACCAGGTGGAACACTACGTCCAGTGCTTCCGCGAGACCCACCTGTGGGACACCAACTGGAAGGTGCTGGCCGAGAATTTCATGGAAAGCTACCACCTGCCGGTCTGCCACGCCAAGACGGTGGGCGGGTTTTCTCGGCTGGAGGAAATGGAATGCCCGGCCGGGTCCGACACGTTCAACTATCACTGGATCACCAAGGATGCCGCGCTGGCGATCGGCAACGCGCATCCCGACAACACCCGGCTGGACGGGCACTGGCGCAAGACCACCGCGCTGATCTCGATCTACCCCAGTCACCTGATCACGCTGACGCCGGGCTATTTCTGGTACCTGTCGCTGCATCCCAAGGGGCCGGGCCAGGTGGAACTGCTGTTCGCCGGGGGGCTGGCGCCGGAATTCATGGCCGATCCCAAGGCGCAGGACTACATCGACACGCTGAAGACGCTGCTGGACGAGGTCAACGACGAGGACCGGGGCTGCACCGAGAAGGTGTTCCGGGGGCTGAACGCGCCGACCGCGCAGGCGGGGCACCTGTCCTACCTGGAACGACCGCTCTACGATTTCATGCACTACATCGCCGACCGGACCGCCGGGTTCGAACGGCGCTTTGCGGCGGAGTAA